The Podospora pseudocomata strain CBS 415.72m chromosome 1 map unlocalized CBS415.72m_1, whole genome shotgun sequence genome has a segment encoding these proteins:
- a CDS encoding uncharacterized protein (EggNog:ENOG503P5UJ) — MGSLGPYVIDPLAAMSEVQLILHAPPDFPISKNTEILGVCGIADNYAKADKYGWIVADFLAYKVGCYGLGRPSDHTWLSSLDLHCFLENVSTKLDAGPGSPMRRKIFGPNGDHITTVPADNAGFLNVLLTQIGDSAKSAASKNVPLVIFMFTPVTPEHDICIDFGEKKFLTTEEICRTIAEATGNPNLPVTLLTPSAFTGGWNCRPSLMGPSRCSATKAMELIARSSGGAFADTFIKVFTSRQSPLLAREHQDIARYDDLMPLSPTVEQKNFLHHLQGRVHEILEHGFSPFANRHTAVVNGPDPWEILAPRIGVPLKDWGPRFMNRPLYEAVRRVEFFGEAFGGERSSQLFHLCYLIDIELSTCPGDWNKKTAGMTQELYRGFTEHPNPDDDHFKQVFDALDYRASSMKLAHCVAKALHLPMPGNLKCRYWNDGYDQDDAFYKRHAAAFGEAHNLFDQVAVRPRERRHDYKVVRFLRASRWLSACIAMKFANDGTDTANVKIFVNSSVTDFITQVKDLQLGLLLQDKDVLKASSRWLAAIGFGDSRNMEILGAIDTSSPSLEVFFPSPVAPVYVDKGKGKEVAKVEEPPSLWFEKQNQSPVYPIQQAQVNVGRDGVVFPAEERADEFALQQALLNEAKFNKEKEKTVIEPAFQHHKPLISIHQPPAPTPAPEFQTPRSPVRKSPVTTVVEPTMASASEPVSTKAPSSYTPDTPFSGYTAIVQEGSR; from the exons ATGGGATCCTTGGGCCCTTACGTGATCGACCCATTGGCGGCCATGTCCGAGGTTCAGCTCATTCTCCATGCGCCTCCCGACTTCCCCATCAGCAAAAACACCGAGATTCTCGGCGTCTGCGGTATTGCCGACAATTACGCCAAAGCTGACAAATACGGCTGGATAGTTGCCGACTTTCTTGCCTATAAAGTCGGCTGCTACGGTCTTGGTCGTCCAAGTGATCAT ACTTGGCTGAGCTCTCTCGATTTGCACTGCTTCCTTGAGAATGTTTCCACCAAACTGGATGCAGGTCCTGGGAGCCCTATGCGCAGAAAAATCTTTGGCCCCAACGGTGATCATATTACCACTGTTCCAGCCGACAATGCCGGATTTCTCAACGTTCTTCTCACGCAGATTGGCGACAGTGCCAAGTCTGCTGCCTCCAAGAACGTCCCCTTGGTTATTTTCATGTTCACGCCTGTCACCCCCGAGCATGATATTTGCATTGACTTCGGCGAGAAGAAATTCTTGACTACAGAAGAAATCTGTAGAACTATCGCGGAAGCCACGGGAAACCCCAATCTTCCCGTCACCTTGTTGACCCCTTCTGCGTTTACTGGGGGTTGGAACTGCCGGCCTAGTCTCATGGGGCCGTCGAGATGTTCCGCCACCAAAGCCATGGAGTTGATTGCGAGATCTTCGGGAGGAGCTTTTGCGGACACATTCATAAAAGTCTTTACCAGTCGTCAGTCGCCTCTGTTAGCCCGAGAGCATCAAGACATCGCACGGTATGACGACCTCATGCCGCTTTCTCCCACCGTGGAACAGAAGAACTTTCTACATCACCTCCAGGGCCGAGTTCACGAAATCTTGGAGCATGGATTCTCGCCTTTCGCTAACCGCCACACAGCCGTGGTGAATGGGCCCGACCCTTGGGAGATTCTCGCCCCCAGAATCGGTGTGCCACTGAAAGACTGGGGCCCGAGGTTCATGAATCGCCCTCTTTACGAGGCTGTCCGGCGCGTGGAGTTTTTCGGAGAAGCGTTCGGAGGAGAACGCAGCTCGCAGCTCTTTCACTTGTGCTACCTCATTGACATTGAGCTCAGCACCTGTCCCGGCGACTGGAACAAGAAGACAGCCGGAATGACGCAGGAGCTGTACCGCGGCTTCACGGAGCACCCCAACCCTGACGATGACCACTTCAAGCAAGTTTTCGATGCACTTGATTATCGAGCCTCCTCCATGAAACTGGCTCACTGTGTTGCCAAGGCACTGCATCTACCGATGCCTGGCAATCTGAAGTGCCGTTACTGGAACGACGGCTACGATCAGGATGACGCCTTTTACAAGAGGCATGCTGCGGCGTTTGGCGAAGCGCACAACCTGTTTGATCAAGTCGCCGTTCGTCCTAGAGAGAGACGACATGACTACAAAGTTGTGCGATTCTTGCGTGCATCGCGCTGGCTCTCGGCTTGCATTGCCATGAAGTTTGCGAACGATGGCACCGATACTGCCAACGTGAAAATTTTCGTCAACAGCAGTGTTACGGACTTTATTACCCAAGTCAAGGATTTGCAACTCGGCTTGCTTCTGCAAGACAAAGACGTCCTCAAGGCCAGCTCTCGCTGGCTTGCCGCCATTGGTTTCGGCGATAGTCGTAACATGGAAATCCTGGGGGCGATTGATACCAGCAGCCCGTCCCTCGAGGTCTTTTTCCCGAGCCCAGTTGCTCCGGTCTATGtcgacaagggcaagggtaAGGAAGTGGCCAAGGTTGAGGAACCGCCATCTCTTTGGTTTGAGAAACAGAACCAATCCCCGGTTTATCCAATTCAGCAGGCGCAGGTCAATGTCGGACGTGACGGTGTGGTGTTTCCAGCTGAGGAGCGCGCTGATGAGTTTGCGTTGCAACAGGCTCTCCTCAACGAAGCCAAATTTaacaaggaaaaggagaagacTGTTATTGAGCCAGCTTTTCAGCATCACAAACCCCTGATCAGCATTCACCAGCCTCCCGCCCCGACTCCGGCTCCCGAATTTCAGACTCCCAGATCCCCGGTGCGCAAGTCTCCTGTCACCACTGTTGTCGAGCCTACCATGGCGTCAGCTTCGGAGCCTGTGTCGACAAAGGCCCCATCGTCATACACCCCGGACACGCCGTTTTCAGGCTACACGGCAATTGTCCAAGAAGGTAGCAGATAA
- a CDS encoding uncharacterized protein (COG:O; MEROPS:MER0005350; EggNog:ENOG503NXPH): protein MQLVAASVLALASGVFAQNVVQFNVSRGVPGVHLGSIPVLGKRAATHSERLINFMAGGGYYARVSLGTPPQVITMLLDTGSSDAWVLSHKADLCIDDDLQQETQLICVDTFNPSKSSTHKVIDPRGFQIKYLDGGIASGGWMQDDFTIGGTTIKSLQLAYVTKAKRNTGILGLGFAASEKAATKYPNIIDQLANQNLISSKAFSLYLNDRRTDAGSILFGGIDTDKFIGPLQIIPLLATNGTYTSFEIDFSSLAVTLPNSTTLDMKTSMLDHAAPAVLDSGTTLSYLPNDMVDILIGNLDTFFDPELDMLLINCAYLTSSSPSLSFQFYFLNSTASIRVPVWEMVLDVLSPSYVPPDDAPFKNACLFGIQSTEIFETTGTVKQPNFTLLGDTFLRSAYVVFDLGNYEVGMGQANLNSSSSRIIELKEGEGKNATETETATKTKGLPEVTGVLAQQTTFTPTTGPVMTLVTTKNNAAVKLGMTGVGEIMGVVGITSLMAVLGGVFMAL from the coding sequence ATGCAATTGGTTGCTGCTTCCGTGTTGGCTCTGGCATCGGGAGTTTTCGCGCAAAATGTCGTCCAGTTCAATGTCTCGAGAGGCGTGCCAGGAGTGCACTTGGGTTCCATACCCGTGCTGGGCAAAAGGGCCGCCACCCATTCGGAACGGCTGATCAACTTCATGGCAGGCGGAGGGTACTATGCGCGTGTCAGTCTTGGGACACCACCGCAGGTCATTACCATGCTGCTGGACACGGGCAGCAGCGACGCTTGGGTCCTGAGCCACAAAGCCGACCTCTGCATTGATGACGATCTCCAACAAGAGACTCAGTTAATATGCGTCGACACGTTCAACCCCAGCAAATCCTCCACCCACAAGGTGATCGACCCCCGAGGCTTTCAAATCAAGTATCTTGACGGCGGCATAGCCTCCGGGGGCTGGATGCAAGACGATTTTACCATTGGTGGCACGACGATCAAATCCCTCCAGCTAGCCTATGTGACCAAAGCCAAACGCAACACAGGAATCCTTGGGTTAGGTTTCGCCGCCAGCGAGAAAGCTGCAACCAAATaccccaacatcatcgaTCAGCTCGCCAACCAGAACCTCATCTCGTCCAAGGCCTTCTCCCTCTACCTCAACGATCGCCGCACCGACGCGGGCTCCATCCTCTTTGGCGGTATCGATACGGACAAGTTCATCGGCCCCCTCCAAATCATCCCCTTACTGGCCACAAACGGGACGTACACCTCCTTCGAGATCGACTTCTCCTCGTTAGCagtcaccctccccaactccaccactCTCGACATGAAAACCTCCATGCTCGACCATGCCGCCCCAGCAGTCCTCGACTCGGGCACCACACTCTCATACCTCCCGAACGACATGGTCGATATCCTCATCGGAAACCTGGACACGTTTTTCGACCCAGAACTAGACATGCTCCTCATCAACTGCGCCTacctcacctcttcctccccttccctctccttccaaTTCTACTTTCTCAACTCCACAGCCTCAATCCGTGTCCCGGTGTGGGAAATGGTCCTCGACGTCTTGTCGCCATCTTACGTCCCCCCAGATGACGCTCCCTTCAAAAACGCCTGCCTATTCGGTATCCAATCCACCGAAATCTTTGAGACGACCGGCACGGTCAAGCAACCCAACTTCACCCTCCTAGGCGACACTTTCCTCCGATCAGCATACGTGGTTTTTGACCTGGGGAATTACGAAGTGGGCATGGGGCAGGCGAACTTGAATTCGAGCAGCTCGAGGATCATTGAGCtgaaggaaggagaaggcaaGAATGCCACGGAGACGGAGACTGCGACGAAAACAAAGGGGTTGCCCGAGGTgacgggggtgttggcgcaGCAGACTACTTTTACACCTACTACGGGGCCGGTCATGACGCTGGTTACTACCAAGAATAATGCCGCCGTCAAACTTGGGATGACGGGAGTGGGAGAGAtcatgggggttgtgggaatCACGAGTTTGATggcggttttggggggggtgtttATGGCGCTTTGA
- the ADE1 gene encoding Bifunctional purine biosynthetic protein ade1 (COG:F; EggNog:ENOG503NVQW; BUSCO:EOG09260LS9), with the protein MSIPVVTNIELSSLAKLASGKVRDLYNVDDKTLLFVTTDRISAYDVIMANGVPLKGAVLTNISAHWFKVLQERIPDLKTHFITLDPPANLGDADKELVRGRSMQVRKLKVFPVEAIVRGYITGSAWNEYKKSGTVHGLAVPAGLQQCSPFPEPIYTPSTKAELGQHDENITPEQAAKIVGEKYAARIEALALKVYKAGAAYAAERGIIIADTKFEFGLDEETDEIVLIDEVLTPDSSRFWPADEYEVGRDQDSFDKQFLRNWLTKEGLKGKDGVEMPADIAQSTSERYLDAFKRLTGKTLQEALQG; encoded by the coding sequence ATGTCGATCCCAGTGGTGACAAACATTGAGCTCAGCTCCCTGGCCAAGCTTGCCAGCGGCAAGGTGCGGGATCTTTACAATGTCGACGATAAGACGCTGTTGTTCGTAACGACGGACCGCATCTCAGCCTACGACGTCATCATGGCCAACGGGGTGCCCCTCAAGGGCGCTGTTCTCACAAACATCTCGGCCCATTGGTTCAAGGTACTCCAGGAGCGGATCCCGGATCTCAAGACTCACTTCATCACCCTGGACCCTCCTGCCAACCTCGGCGATGCCGACAAGGAGCTGGTGCGCGGCCGCAGCATGCAGGTTCGCAAGCTCAAGGTATTCCCTGTCGAGGCCATTGTGCGTGGCTACATCACGGGAAGCGCGTGGAACGAGTACAAGAAGTCGGGCACGGTACACGGACTGGCCGTGCCTGCCGGCCTCCAGCAATGCTCCCCCTTCCCGGAGCCCATCTACACCCCCAGCACCAAGGCCGAGCTGGGCCAGCATGACGAGAACATCACCCCCGAGCAGGCGGCCAAGATCGTTGGAGAGAAGTACGCTGCACGCATCGAGGCTCTGGCGTTGAAGGTCTACAAGGCCGGTGCGGCCTATGCGGCTGAGCGGGGGATCATCATTGCCGACACCAAGTTTGAGTTTGGTCTGGACGAGGAGACAGACGAGATTGTCCTCATTGACGAGGTTCTCACCCCCGACAGCTCGCGCTTCTGGCCTGCGGATGAATATGAGGTTGGCCGGGACCAGGACAGCTTCGACAAGCAGTTTTTGAGAAATTGGTTGACCAAGGAGGGGctcaagggcaaggatggtgttgagatgcCTGCTGATATTGCTCAGTCCACCAGCGAGAGGTATTTGGATGCTTTCAAACGTCTGACTGGCAAGACATTGCAAGAGGCTCTTCAGGGGTAA
- a CDS encoding uncharacterized protein (EggNog:ENOG503NYB0; COG:T), whose amino-acid sequence MRSSFLETSIIDLLEADPRPSFIVALIPHPPTVVYTNPAFGEHLGLLELVTAAKEDNAPLWEWISGGSTATTAGPSLSYSDTYWTRAVVNEEMVVVGANEQAKPPSRPVPPTIRVESTTPGPGPDKSIAEPTPRRTRPPVEFAETDTVIEIASERPPSAPVSPARPVHALDNRTKSTSAVVQTTTKDRLALRAETVQSLSLERSASDPGWILPDIDPDVIDSVNWAATPLGPQKSWSSRLEQTFNQILVDSRPIALYWGPEYTMIYNEAYSKLCGSRHPEMLGMSVDDAWHEAGKMLKDTMRSFSLKQKGVVEDEWRFFIEREAEVEGGPNWQEETYLKWSLIPVVENNEYLGFMHAVAETTSMRLWERRMKMLIDLGEVLITARDVKSYWEKTIEQLRAVDPQYDIPLAILYSVDEDPEASSAPPSPSLGPSKICRLEGALGVPEEHPIVPHTISLRMSDDGLAAAFREALKAPHPLLLQTHDESLPTHLLEGLQWRGFNDDPCRAAVICPIRPTKKENVMGLLFLGLNPRRPYDNDYRQYISLLNQKLATSLASIVLLEEEARRGRNAAEQAAYDQAMLKEKLAVQTKEANESIQMFEAVAEFVPVGMCFGDPEGNITFANDAWYKITGYPGTGPVKSSGFLACIVEEDRQMLVSQYDRLKSVNNVEFEFRVKQQANLEVPLTRTSPSFEKAGLDLSSVEDMKERHVLAAARAERAVDGSILRVLTCLTDVTAHKRAAEEAVRRAQQAENLKRMAEFATVGLYDMDLEGKLLGANNVFFEMCGLEKVDPSEVELRPWKDCVCEEDHLQITEKIETMVRQDKVQNVEVRLKTAWTADDGAGHKVIVPNRWVQATLMPVRTTEGQIQSFTGCLSDVSLQKWQLDMEKKRKEEAIESKRQQENFIDMTSHEMRNPLSAIVHCADAIIATLARVQELVSNPPCGSAACAALPRPESRDGLSLNTDISEDCSTDVIGLIESSIDSAETIVGCAQHQKRIVDDILTMSKLDSKLLAITPITVNPILMVQEALKMFEIEARRVDINLSMVVDQSYRDLGIKYLDFDPSRLKQVLINLLTNALKFTKTGPTRNVSVAISASLTRPTEAASSSKVQFIPRSEEDYFGHDPSNPAPRTHGKPVFVMFEVKDTGQGLTDEEKKSLFKRFVQASSRTHVKYGGSGLGLFISRRLTELQNGAIGVASQPGVGSTFVFYIEASIPSEESRQEAEAAALAASKMSALKLSGKVNGIGNSASRRAANGGSPSESTVITPGGSVSRPSPITPSTGSEVSTPPLFPSGLSTTFIPSTNSLSTPPPTISGILVVEDNLINQLITRRWLVNMGFNVDVANHGVECLDKLRKTDRFVFSGSDEGESSSREKKFSLSVILMDIEMPVQNGLTCTRHIRELERKGMIKGGRIPIIAVSANARMEQILEAKEAGCDDVLVKPYRMPELLEKMRFVVAQVNGNRVEKGNGEEVT is encoded by the exons ATGCGCTCCTCTTTCTTGGAGACGAGCATTATCGATCTGCTAGAGGCCGACCCGAGACCTTCGTTCATTGTCGccctcatccctcacccGCCCACTGTCGTCTACACGAACCCGGCCTTTGGGGAACACCTGGGCCTCCTCGAGCTTGTAACAGCCGCAAAGGAAGACAATGCCCCTCTATGGGAATGGATCTCGGGCGGCTCGACGGCAACGACCGCCGGGCCGTCACTTTCTTACTCCGACACGTACTGGACGAGAGCAGTAGTAAATGAAGAGATGGTGGTAGTGGGCGCAAATGAGCAGGCGAAACCACCCTCCAGGCCCGTACCGCCCACAATACGAGTCGAGTCGACGACCCCTGGCCCTGGTCCAGACAAAAGCATTGCGGAACCGACGCCTCGGCGCACGAGACCGCCTGTTGAATTTGCGGAGACGGATACTGTTATTGAGATAGCATCGGAAAGACCCCCCTCCGCACCGGTCTCACCGGCTCGACCGGTACATGCGCTGGATAACCGGACTAAATCTACATCTGCCGTGGTTCAGACTACTACAAAAGACCGGCTGGCTTTGCGCGCTGAAACCGTTCAGTCTTTATCTCTGGAACGGTCAGCCTCAGACCCAGGATGGATTCTGCCCGATATCGACCCAG ATGTAATCGACAGTGTGAACTGGGCCGCAACCCCACTTGGGCCTCAGAAGAGCTGGTCTTCGAGACTAGAGCAGACCTTCAACCAAATCCTCGTCGACAGTCGGCCAATAGCACTGTATTGGGGTCCGGAGTACACCATGATTTATAACGAAGCCTATAGCAAACTGTGCGGTTCTCGGCACCCGGAAATGCTGGGAATGTCTGTGGATGATGCTTGGCACGAGGCAGGAAAGATGCTCAAGGATACGATGCGGAGCTTTAGCCTTAAGCAAAAGGGCGTTGTGGAGGACGAGTGGAGGTTCTTTATTGAGCgcgaggccgaggtggagggcggTCCGAACTGGCAGGAGGAGACGTATCTCAAGTGGTCGCTTATACCCGTTGTTGAAAACAATGAGTATTTGGGATTCATGCATGCCGTGGCCGAGACGACGAGTATGAGGTTGTGGGAACGGCGGATGAAGATGCTGATTGATTTGGGCGAGGTTTTGATCACAGCGAGGGACGTCAAGAGTTATTGGGAGAAGACGATCGAGCAGCTCAGGGCGGTTGACCCTCAGTACGACATTCCGCTGGCGATTCTCTACAGTGTTGACGAAGACCCCGAAGCTTCTTctgcccccccttctcctaGCCTGGGACCTTCCAAAATTTGCCGGTTGGAAGGGGCATTGGGTGTGCCCGAGGAGCATCCTATTGTTCCGCACACGATCAGCTTGCGCATGAGTGATGACGGACTTGCGGCGGCCTTCAGAGAAGCGCTCAAGGCACCCCACCCGCTCTTGTTACAGACGCATGATGAGAGTCTGCCAACACATCTGCTGGAGGGTCTGCAGTGGAGGGGATTCAACGACGACCCCTGCCGAGCGGCCGTCATCTGTCCGATCCGACCTACCAAGAAGGAGAATGTCATGGGCCTTCTCTTTCTGGGGCTGAATCCCCGGCGCCCGTACGACAACGATTACAGGCAGTACATTTCGTTACTGAACCAGAAGCTCGCGACATCTCTGGCATCgattgtgttgttggaggaggaagcgagACGGGGCCGCAACGCTGCTGAGCAAGCTGCGTATGATCAGGCTATGCTCAAGGAGAAACTTGCGGTCCAGACCAAGGAAGCAAACGAGTCAATTCAAATGTTTGAAGCCGTGGCTGAGTTCGTGCCGGTGGGCATGTGCTTTGGAGATCCGGAGGGAAACATCACTTTTGCCAATGATGCCTGGTATAAGATTACAGGGTATCCTGGGACGGGTCCGGTGAAGAGCTCTGGGTTCTTGGCGTGcattgtggaggaggacagACAGATGCTTGTGTCGCAGTATGACAGGCTCAAGTCGGTGAACAACGTCGAGTTTGAGTTTAGGGTGAAGCAGCAGGCCAATTTGGAGGTGCCGCTGACGAGGACGTCGCCGAGTTTTGAGAAGGCGGGGCTGGATCTGTCGTCGGTGGAGGATATGAAGGAGAGGCATGTTCTTGCTGCCgcgagggcggagagggcggtggatggGAGCATTCTGAGGGTATTGACCTGCCTTACGGACGTTACTGCGCACAAGAgggctgctgaggaggcggtCAGACGGGCTCAGCAGGCGGAGAACTTGAAGAGGATGGCCGAGTTTGCAACGGTTGGGCTTTATGACATGGATCTGGAGGGGAAGCTACTAGGGGCCAATAATGTCTTCTTTGAGATGTGCGGGCTCGAGAAGGTTGACCCGTCTGAGGTCGAGCTTCGGCCCTGGAAGGATTGTGTGTGTGAGGAAGATCACCTGCAGATTACCGAGAAGATTGAGACGATGGTGAGGCAGGACAAGGTGCAGAATGTGGAGGTTCGCTTGAAGACGGCGTGGACGGCCGACGACGGGGCTGGCCACAAGGTCATTGTGCCGAACCGTTGGGTGCAGGCTACTTTGATGCCGGTGCGGACGACAGAGGGGCAGATCCAAAGCTTCACGGGCTGTCTGAGCGATGTTTCATTGCAGAAGTGGCAGCTTGacatggagaagaagagaaaggaggaggcgattgAGTCGAAGCGACAGCAGGAAAACTTTATCGATATGACTTCACACGAGATGCGGAATCCGCTAAGCGCGATCGTCCACTGCGCAGatgccatcatcgccacgCTTGCGAGGGTCCAGGAGCTGGTCAGCAACCCACCTTGCGGCTCTGCAGCCTGTGCGGCTCTTCCGAGACCCGAGTCTCGCGATGGGCTGTCGCTGAACACAGACATTAGTGAGGACTGCAGCACAGATGTGATTGGCCTCATCGAGAGCAGTATCGATAGTGCCGAGACCATTGTCGGATGTGCCCAGCATCAGAAGAGGATTGTGGACGATATTCTTACCATGTCGAAGCTCGACTCGAAATTGCTTGCCATCACGCCCATCACGGTCAACCCGATTCTCATGGTTCAAGAAGCGCTCAAAATGTTTGAGATTGAGGCTCGCAGGGTGGATATCAATCTGAGCATGGTGGTCGACCAGTCTTACCGCGATCTCGGGATCAAGTATCTGGACTTTGATCCGTCAAGGCTGAAGCAGGTTCTCATCAATCTTCTTACCAATGCTCTCAAGTTCACTAAGACAGGACCGACGAGAAATGTGTCGGTGGCCATCAGCGCCAGTCTTACCCGACCGACGGAGGCGGCGAGCTCTAGTAAGGTTCAGTTTATCCCTCGGTCGGAGGAGGACTACTTTGGACATGACCCGTCCAATCCTGCTCCCCGCACCCACGGGAAACCAGTGTTTGTCATGTTCGAGGTCAAGGACACGGGACAAGGTCTTACcgatgaggagaagaagagcctTTTCAAGCGCTTTGTCCAAGCCTCCAGTCGCACCCACGTCAAGTACGGCGGGTCAGGTTTGGGGCTGTTTATCAGCCGCCGGCTGACGGAGCTTCAAAACGGGGCGATAGGTGTTGCCAGCCAGCCGGGGGTGGGCAGCACGTTTGTCTTTTACATCGAGGCTTCCATCCCCAGCGAGGAATCGAGACAAGaagccgaggcggcggcgctggcggcaAGCAAGATGTCTGCTCTTAAGTTGAGTGGGAAGGTGAACGGCATCGGCAACTCGGCCAGTAGACGGGCGGCGAATGGGGGCTCGCCGAGTGAATCGACGGTCATCACTCCGGGGGGGAGTGTTTCGAGGCCTAGTCCGATTACCCCATCTACGGGGAGCGAGGTCAGCACCCCGCCGTTGTTTCCGTCAGGGTTGTCGACTACTTTTATTCCGTCAACCAACAGCCTGTCTACCCCTCCGCCAACGATCAGCGGGATTCTGGTCGTGGAGGATAACCTGATCAATCAGCTTATTACTCGTCGATGGTTGGTGAACATGGGTTTCAATGTCGATGTGGCCAATCACGGGGTGGAGTGCCTGGATAAGTTGAGGAAGACGGATCGGTTTGTTTTTTCGGGTAGTGACGAGggggagagcagcagcagagagaAGAAGTTTTCTCTGTCGGTCATCCTGATGGACATCGAGATGCCTGTGCAGAATGGCCTGACGTGCACGAGGCATATTCGGGAGCTGGAACGGAAGGGGATGAtcaagggggggaggatacCGATCATTGCTGTGAGTGCGAATGCGCGGATGGAGCAGATTTtggaggcgaaggaggcggggtgtgatgatgttttggtgAAGCCGTACAGGATGCCcgagttgttggagaagatgaggtTTGTTGTTGCGCAGGTGAATGGGAATagggtggagaaggggaatggggaggaggttacATGA
- the ALO1 gene encoding D-arabinono-1,4-lactone oxidase (CAZy:AA7; COG:V; BUSCO:EOG092624X0; EggNog:ENOG503NV4C): MNLTDNHPPIKGHKSSGVIDWVLASGGEQRPRIEVLSLSSVRHSHHRASPMASPTEDLSHIPLETRSIITTESSDGIPFPASPIPHTHRTWARTFSSRPEVYLQPSTLPQITKITNLARRCRRRLVVVGSGHSPSNLTCTSSWMVNLDKYSRVLSIDPTTGICVLQSGIRLWQLSEALNKEGLALPSMGSINEQSIAGAISTGTHGSSLKHGLISEGVESLKIVLANGEEVFCSPTERSDLFRAALLSLGAIGIVTEVTFRAVKAFSLAWEQSIDSDSKLFAEWESKLWKQSEFVRVWWFPYMRRAVVWKADKVDENDLDTGVVKNYDPPTSFQDSKIGYFVYHNLLALARWFPRITPWVEWFVFGLQYGFGNGETTTTRAVQPSYKAFLLNCLYSQFVNEWAIPLAKGPEALQRLAAWLHRLQPGDEGYVEHKIPFSAEGLWVHSPVEVRVSDTTVKTSGERGNRPWLDITPEDGPALYLNATMYRPYHKDPSYNATERYYEAFEWLMRDLGGKPHWAKTFAVTPDEFASKQWYGENFHQFRKVRDEVDPLGMFVGPWQRKFLLGEPAEEKDRLALEEVGFEQKPAKEGGYVVTGHQNVVVA, translated from the exons ATGAATCTAACTGATAATCACCCTCCAATCAAAGGTCACAAAAGCAGTGGCGTTATCGACTGGGTCTTGGCAAGTGGAGGGGAGCAACGACCTCGCATC GAAGTCTTGTCATTGAGCTCAGTGAGACATTCTCACCACCGAGCCTCCCCAATGGCGTCTCCAACCGAGGACCTCTCCCACATCCCCCTGGAAACCCgatccatcatcaccaccgaatCCTCAGATGGcatccccttccccgcctcccccatccctcacACCCACCGCACCTGGGCTCGGACCTTCAGCTCTCGCCCTGAAGTCTACCTCCAGCCTTCCACCCTCCCTCAAATAACCAAAATCACCAACCTTGCTCGCCGCTGCCGTCGCCGTCTGGTTGTTGTCGGATCCGGGCACTCCCCTTCGAACCTCACATGCACCTCCTCTTGGATGGTCAACCTGGACAAATACTCTCGTGTCCTCTCGATTGACCCCACCACCGGCATTTGTGTGCTCCAATCCGGCATCAGACTATGGCAGCTCAGCGAGGCCCTCAACAAGGAaggcctcgccctccccagcaTGGGAAGCATCAACGAGCAGTCCATCGCCGGCGCCATCTCTACTGGTACTCACGGCAGCTCCCTCAAGCACGGCCTGATTTCCGAAGGAGTGGAATCCCTCAAGATTGTCCTCGCCAACGGTGAAGAAGTCTTCTGCTCACCAACAGAGAGATCGGATCTCTTCCGCGCTGCCTTGCTCAGCTTGGGAGCCATCGGCATCGTCACCGAGGTGACATTCAGAGCAGTCAAGGCGTTCAGTTTGGCATGGGAACAATCGATTGACTCCGACAGCAAGCTGTTTGCCGAGTGGGAGTCCAAACTTTGGAAACAATCCGAGTTTGTCAGGGTGTGGTGGTTCCCCTACATGAGAAGGGCGGTAGTTTGGAAGGCGGACAAGGTGGATGAGAATGATTTGGAcacgggggtggtgaagaactATGATCCGCCGACGAGCTTTCAGGACAGCAAGATTGGGTATTTTGTCTACCACAACTTGCTGGCGTTGGCGAGGTGGTTCCCTAGGATTACTCCGTGGGTGGAGTGGTTTGTGTTTGGGCTGCAGTATGGGTTTGGGAATGGGGAAACGACAACTACGCGGGCGGTGCAGCCGAGTTACAAGGCTTTCTTGTTGAACTGTCTGTACAGTCAGTTTGTGAATGAGTGGGCTATTCCGCTTGCGAAGGGACCGGAGGCGCTGCAGAGATTGGCGGCTTGGTTGCATAGACTACAGCCCGGGGATGAGGGGTATGTTGAGCATAAGATTCCTTTCAGTGCGGAGGGTCTCTGGGTGCACAGTCCGGTTGAGGTCAGGGTCAGCGATACCACTGTCAAGACCAGCGGCGAAAGGGGAAACAGGCCTTGGTTGGATATCACTCCTGAGGATGGACCGGCGTTGTATCTCAACGCGACGATGTACCGACCTTACCATAAGGACCCAAGTTACAATGCGACGGAAAGGTACTACGAGGCTTTCgagtggttgatgagagatCTGGGCGGAAAGCCACATTGGGCAAAGACATTTGCTGTCACGCCGGACGAGTTTGCGAGCAAGCAGTGGTATGGTGAGAATTTCCACCAGTTCAGGAAGGTGAGAGATGAGGTCGACCCTCTGGGCATGTTCGTTGGACCATGGCAGCGCAAGTTCTTGCTGGGAGagccggcggaggagaaggatagGCTTGCTTTGGAAGAAGTTGGGTTTGAGCAGAAGCCTGCGAAGGAGGGTGGTTATGTTGTGACGGGGCACCAAAATGTGGTTGTCGCATGA